The Blattabacterium cuenoti genomic sequence GACATCTTCTAATTTTTCTATTTTTTTCTTATCCCAATAAGAATATGGAACAGGATCTACAGAATCCCATTTCATAGAATTTTTTTGATTCTTTTCCATAAACTTTAAATATATATTATTATTCCCATCGTGAGGAATAACTATATCTGAATTCACTCCTTTTAGTTGTGTAGAACTACCGTTAACACGATAAAATTTATGTATAGTAAACTTTAAAGATCCCAATTCTTCATTAGAAAGAAAAAATTGATTTAATGGGTAAACAGTTTGCACTGTTCCTTTTCCATATGTTTGATCACTACCAACAATAATTCCTCTTTTATAATCAGATATTGCTGCAGAAAGAATTTCTGAAGCAGATGCTGAGAATTCATTAACAAGAACTATAAGTGGACCTTCCCATAATATTTTTTCGTCATTATTTTTTAATATCTTTTTTTTATTTTTACTACCTATTTGTACAATTGGAACTTTTCCTAAGAAAAAACCTGTAATTTTTATTGCAGTGTCTAAAGAACCTCCTCCATTATTTCTAATATCTAGAATTAGACCTTTTATATTTTCTTTTTTTAATTCTTTAATAATTTTTTTCATATCTTGAGCAGAATTTCTTCCTTTTTGATTTTCGGGATTAAAATAAAATTCAGGCAAAAAGATCAATCCATATTTATTTTTATTTTTATCCAATATGATAGCACTTCTTGCAAAAATTTCTTTTTTTTCTATGATATCTCTTATCAGAGAAACATCTTCTATAGATCCATTTTTTTTTTGAATTGTTAATTTTACTTGACTTCCTTTTTTCCCTCTTATCAAACGAATGGAATTTTCCAATAACATTCCTACAATATTCTTCGATTTTGAATCTATATCTCTTGATACTCGTATAATTTTATCTCCTATTTCTATTTTTTTACTTTTCCATGCAGGACTACCAACAATAATTTGAACAACTGTAGCATATCCTTTATCTTCTTGTAATTTAATTCCTATACCTTCTTTCTGTCCAGATATACTGAAATCAAAAATTTCTTTATCTTTAGGAGATAAATAATTGGAATGTGGATCGTATTGGGTGGTGATAGTGTTTACATACATAGAAAACCAGTCAAATTCTTTTTTTATTCTTAATTTTCTTAAATATTCTTGGATATATACTTCTACTTTTCTTCTTGATGTTGCTTCCTCATTAATAAATGCGTTTTTCCAAGTTTCTTTGCTTAAAACATTTAATTTTTTTTGATGAATAGAATCAATTATTTCTAATAAAGTCAAATATTTTAAATATTTTCTCCATTTTTCCATCCATTCTATATCATTTTTCGGATAATCAATATCTTTACTATCAATAAAAAGTATTTCTTCTTTATTAAAATTAAAAGGGGTCCTTAATAATTGAAAACATATAGATTCCACTTTTTTTACTCTTTGAGAAAAACGTTTTATAACAGCATTGAAAAATGTAGGATCTCCATGAGTCCAAAAATCATCTATTTTATTTTTATATAAAGAAAAATCTTCTATATCCTTTTGCAGGAAAAAACGTTTTTTATTATCTAATTTTTCAAAATATTTATTATATATTTTTTGTGAAAAATCATTATTGATAGAAATGGGATTTGGATGCAAAAAATGAATCGTTTTATATACTGTTTTCAATATCAAATGATATTTTTCTTGTTTTCCATTAGAGGAACAAAAACTAAATATAAAAATGAATATGAAATTAATTACTGTGTATTTCAATATGTTATATATTTTTACTTTAGTATTCACAATTATGTTTTTATTTAAAAATATGTTTTTATTTAAAAATATGTTTTTATTTAAAAAATAGTATAAATAAATTTTTTTGGAAAAAATTGGAAAAAATGAAGAAAAAACCAATTATTTTAGTAACAAATGATGACGGAATTATTGCTCCAGGAATTAGAGCACTTATTCATGCTATGAATCCTTTAGGTGACGTGTATGTTGTTGCTCCAAATAAGCCTCAGTCTGGTGTAGGACACGCTATAACTATGGATACAGTTTTATATTGTGATTCTGTAAAAATCGATAACGGTAACCAAAAGGAATGGGAATGTTCAGGAACACCTGTAGATTGTGTAAAGTTAGCCATTAACAAAATTCTTCCGAGAAAACCTGATATTTGTGTATCAGGGATTAACCATGGATCAAATTCTTCTATAAATGTTATGTATTCTGGAACAATTTCTGCTGTTATTGAAGCGAGTATTGAAGGTATTCCATCTATAGGATTTTCTCTACTCGATTTTGACTGGAATGCTGATTTTGAGGTATCAAAAAAATATGTTTATCAAATTGTGAAAAAAATACTTCATAAAACTGATCCTATTTCAGAAAATAAAATTAGTTTAAATGTAAACATTCCAAAATTGAAAGAAGAAGATATAAAAGGGATTAAAATATGTAGACAAGCGGAATCTAAATGGAAAGAAAGTTTTGATAAAAGATCTAATCCAAAAGGAAGAATTTATTACTGGTTAGTAGGTGATTTTATCAATTCTGATAAAAGAATAGATACAGATGAATGGGCATTAGAAAATGGATACGTGTCTATCGTTCCTATTCAATTTGATTTAACAAATTATCCTATATTAAATATTTTAAAATCCTGGAATTTTGTATTTTTTATTTCTATATTGTATTCATGGATTCTCTGATTTTTAATTTTAATATTAAAATACATAGATAGTGTTATCTTCTTTAGAAGGATCTTTCAATCCAAAAACTATTCAAGATTTCGTTGGACAACATGATATACTGGAAAATCTAAAAGTTTTTATTCAGGCTTCTAAAAAAAGAAAAGACGCTTTGGACCATATTTTGTTTCATGGACCTCCAGGATTGGGTAAAACAACACTTGCTCATATTGTAGCTAATGAATTATGTGTTAATATCACGATTACTTCAGGTTCAATATTAGATAAACCAGGAGATTTAGCTGGTTTATTAATTCATTTAAAATTAAATGATGTTATTTTTATTGATGAAATTCATAGACTTTCTCCAATAGTTGAAGAATATTTGTATTCTGCTATGGAAAATTATAAAATAGATATTATCATAGATACTGGGTCTAACGCAAAATCAGTACAGATAGATTTATCTCCTTTTACTTTAATAGGAGCAACTACAAGATCTGGGTTGCTCACAGAACCTATGCGTTCTAGATTTGGAATTAATTTTCGTCTTAATTATTATGAAAATAAATTGTTGAAAAATATTGTAAATAGAAGTGCAAAATTTCTAAACATTCCGATTACAGAAGAAGCTTCTTCTGAAATAGCTAATAGAAGCAGAGGAACTCCACGTATAGCTAACACTTTACTTCGTAGAATTCGTGATTTTGCTCAAATAAAAGGAAATGGAATTATTGATTTAAATATATGCAATTTAGGATTGCAAGCTCTTAATGTAGACAAAAAAGGATTATCCGAGATGGATAAAAGGATTCTTATATCTATTATAGATACTTTTAAAGGTGGACCTGTAGGAATTAACACTATATCTACAGCTGTAAGCGAAAATTCAGATACGATAGAAGAAGTTTATGAACCTTTTCTTATCAAAGAAGGGTATTTAATTAGAACTCCTAGAGGAAGAAAAGTTACTCAATTAGCTTATCAACATCTAAGACGAAATTCTGAAAAAAAATAGACTAAAATATTTTTTATTATCTATTTATAAAAATTAACTTTGTTGAAGTATTAAAATGAACAAATATCATGCCTTCAAATGTTATTGTCGGTCTCCAATGGGGTGACGAGGGAAAAGGAAAAATTACAGATTTACTTTCTAAAAATTCAGATTATGTAATCCGTTATCAGGGAGGAAATAATTCTGGTCATTCTATTCATATAAAAAACCATCGTTTTATTCTTCATTTGATTCCTTCTGGAGTTATTTATTCTCATATAAAATGTATTGTTGGACCAGGTGTTGTTGTAGATCCTAAATCTTTTATTAAAGAAATAAAAGATTTAGAATTAATGGATATTGATACATCCAAAGTTTTTTTAGCAAAAAGAGCACACGTCACTATGCCTTATCATCGTTTGCTAGATCAATATAAAGAAGAAACATTGGGATATAAATCTATTGGGACTACACATCGTGGAATAGGTCCTACTTATGAAGACAAAACAGCACGTATAGGAATACGTTTATTGGATTTTTTAAATATTAAGGATTTTTATCAAAAACTAAAATATAATATAGATTTCAAAAATCTAATTATTACAAAAGTTTATAAAAGAGAGCCTCTGATTTTTAAATCTATTTATGAAGAATATGTAGAATATGCAAAAATTATTTCTAATCGTATTATAGATTCTGTTTATGAAATTCATAATGCTTTTCATAATGGGAAAAAAATTCTATTTGAAGGAGCTCAGGCTATTTTATTGGATATTAATTATGGAACATATCCATATGTAACTACTTCTTCTCCTTCTACAGGAGGTGTCTGTATAGGAGCAGGAGTCCCACCTAATTTTTTAGGTAATTTTATAGGAGTTGCAAAAGCATATTGTACACGTGTAGGATTTGGTCCTTTTCCTACAGAAATTCAAAATAATATAAATGACGTTATACGCAAGAAAGGCAACGAATATGGAGCAACAACAAAACGTTCAAGAAGATGTGGATGGTTAGATTTAATGGCTCTTAAATATTCTTGTACAATTAATGGAATTAATTATTTAATTATTACAAAACTAGATGTATTAAGCGAGTTAGAAACTATTAAAGTTTGTGTAGAATACAAATGGAATGGAAGAATTATCAAATATTTTCCAGCAAATATAGAGAAGGATATACAAAGTGTTTATATAGATTTTCCTGGCTGGAAAAAGGATATATCTCATATCAATGAATATGAAAATTTACCAGAAAATTGTAAGAAATATATTAAATTTATTGAAGATTATCTAAATTTAGAAATACTTTTAATTTCTGTAGGATCTGAAAGAAATAAAAATATTATTAAAAATAAATATTCATTTTTTAAAATTTTTTCTTAAAAAAATATTTTCTTGTGAAAGAATATAAAAATCCTTTAGTAGAACGATATAGTAGCAAAGAAATGTTATATAATTTTTCTCCAAAAAAAAAATTTTCTACTTGGAGAAAATTGTGGTTGTATTTAGCGGAAACACAAAAAGAATTAGGGTTAAATATCAGCGATGAACAAATCTATGATTTAAAAGAACATTTGTATGATATTGATTGGGATAGAGTTTTTTTTTATGAAAAAAAATTTCGTCATGATGTAATGGCGCATTTATATGCTTTCGGAGAAAAGGCTAAAAAAGCAAAACCTATTATTCATTTAGGTGCTACTAGTGCATTTTTAGGGGATAATACGGATATTATTACGATTCGTGATGGATTAGAAATTTTACTTAAAAAAGTAGTTAATTTAATTTTTCGTCTTAGAAATTTTTCCATAGAATATCATAATGTACCTACTTTAGCTTTCACACATTATCAAGCTGCTCAGTTAACAACTGTAGGCAAACGTTCTTCTTTATGGATACAAAGCTTGCTTTTAGATTTAGAAGAATTAGAATTTAGACTTAAAAATATTCATTTCAGAGGAGTAAAAGGGACAGTAGGATCAGCTGATAGTTTTAAAGAATTATTTAAAGGAAACTTACAAAAAGTAAAAAATTTAGAAAAAAAAATATCCTATAAATTTGGATTTCAAAATGTTTTTTCAATTACAGGACAAACTTACGATAGAAAAGTAGATTCTCAAATATTAAACTTATTATCCAATATTTCTCAATCCTCTCACAAATTTAGCAATGATTTACGTTTGCTTCAGAATTTGAAAGAAATGGAAGAACCTTTTGACGACAATCAAATTGGATCCAGTGCTATGGCTTATAAACGTAATCCTATACGTAGTGAGAGAATTGCTTCTTTAGCAAAGTATGTTATTTCTTTATCAAATAGTTCTGCCATAGTTGCAGCAACTCAATGGTTAGAACGTACTTTGGATGATTCTGCTAACAGAAGATTAGTTATAGGACAATCATTTTTGGCTGTAGATGCTATTTTAATGATTTGGAATAACATATTAGAAAATATTGTTGTATATCCTAAAATCATTGAAAAACATGTTGAAGAAGAACTTCCATTTTTAATAACTGAGCACATCATTATAGAATGTGTCAAAAATGGAGGAGATAGACAAGAAATTCATGATAGAATACGAATTCATTCTATGGAAACAAATAGGAAAATAAAATTAGAAGGAAAGGAAAATGATTTTATTCAACGTATTTCTCGTGATAAAAAAATACCAATTCATAAAAAAAAAATAGATCAAATGCTCAATCCAGAAAATTTTATAGGATTTTCTTCTGATCAAACTTTAGAATTTATTGATAAAAAAGTTAATCCAATATTAAATCGATTTCATCATTTAATTGATTCTGATATATCTAATATGGATAGACAAATTTGAAATATTTATTTATGAATCTTAGAATTTATATACAAAAAAAAGATCCTTTTGATATTGATTCTAGAAAATTATATCAGGAATTAAAAAATAATATAGATATTTCATTATCTCGAGTGATTATTTATTATAGATATGATATATTTAATATAAGGAAAGAACTTTTATTAGAAAGTTTACCCAAAATTTTTGTAGATCCTGTCACAGATATTTTACATGAAAAAATAAATTCAAATAATCCATGTATAGAAGAAGTTACGAGAAAGTGTTATGACCGTGCAAATGCTGCTATGCAATGCATAAAAATTTTAGATCCTAAATCCAATAATGTTTTTATAAAAAGCAGACAATTGATTGAATTCATTGGAATTAATAGAAACAAAGATTTTTATGAAATTAAAAAATATCATGTAAAAATAAAATCGGATCTTAATGAAGAAAATAGAAAAAAAAATGATCTACAAGTTGTAGATCATTTCACAGATTTTTCTATTGAAAAAATCAATCAATTTCATGATACTTGTAATCTGTCCATAGATAAAAATGATTTGTTATTTATACAAAAATATTTTATTCAAGAAAAACGAAATCCAACGCAATTAGAATTGCGTATATTGGATGCTTATTGGTCAGATCATTGTAGACATCAAACTTTTTATACAAATTTAGTGAATATCTCTTTTGATGGTTTTTTAAAAAAAACATACAAAAATGTTTTTAATAAATATTTAAAAGATAAATATTTAATTGGAAGGTCAAAATATCCTATTAATTTCATGGATTTATCTAATCTTCCTTCTGTAATTTTTCATAAACAAGGGAAATTAAAAAATTTTTTTCCATCTCATGAACAGAATGCGTGTGTCATTAAGATAGATGTCGACATAGTTGGTTGTAAAAAAAAAGAGAAATGGTATTTATTATTTAAAAATGAAACACACAATCATCCTACTGAAATTGATCCCTTTGGTGGAGCTTCTACCTGCATAGGGGGTGCTATTAGAGATCCTTTGTCTGGAAGGGCTTTTGTTTATCAAGGGCTAAGATTAAGTGGAGCAGCTGATCCTACAAATCCAAAAACCATTGATGAAAAATTTCCGCAACATAAAATTTGTTTAGAATCAGCTTATGGATTTAGTTCTTATGGAAATCAAGTAGGAATAGCGACAACACATGTTCATGAAATTTATCATGAAGGATATAGAGCGAAAAGAATGGAAATTGGAATGGTTATTGGAGCTGTACCTACTAGTTTTATAAAGAAAAGAAGACCAAAAAAAGGAGATATAATTTTATTAATTGGAGGATTAACAGGAAAAGAAGGAATAGGGGGAGCTACTGATTCTTCTAAGGAGTATGAGGAAAATTCCAAAAAAAATATACCACAGGGACAAAAAGGAAATCCAATAATAGAAAGAAAAATACAGAGATTTTTTAGAAAAAAAGAAGTTATTTCTTTAATCAAAAAATGCAATGATTTTGGGGCAGGTGGAGCTGCAGTTGCTATAGGAGAGTTAAGCAATAGTTTAATCCTTAAACTAGATAAAATACCTGTAAAAAATGATAAAATAGAAGCTCTTGAAATTGCTCTTTCAGAATCTCAAGAACGTATGGCTGTGGTATTAGATCCCAAAAATGTGGAAAAATTTATTCATTTGGCTCGTGAAGAGAATATTATGTCTACACCTATAGCAGAAATAACTGACAATAAACGTATCATTTTTTCCTATAAAGGAAAAGAAATTTTTAACGTAAAAAGTTCTTTCTTGAATACAAGAGGCTCCTATAAAGAACAATCTGTTTGTGTAAGTTCTCCTATTTCAATTTCTCCTTTTGAAAAATCAAAAAAATTTTTGTTTAACAAAACAATTTTTTTAGAGACTCTTTCCAAATTAAATGTAGCTTCTCAGAAGAGTTTAGTAGAAATGTTTGATAGTACTGTAGGTTCTACTACAGTTTTAATGCCTTTTGGAGGAAAATATCAAATGACTCCATGTGAAGGAAGCGTTCAAAAAATTCCTGTTTTAAAAGGAACTACAAATACTGTAAGCTTAGCGTCTTGGGGATTTCATCCTGAAATTTCTTCTTGGAGTCCTTTTCATGGAGGAGCTTATGCAATTGTAGAATGTATTTCTAAAATTGTTTCTATGGGAGGAGATTATAAGAAATCCTATTTTAGTTTTCAAGAATATTATCAAAAATTAGGAAATGATCCAAAAAATTGGGGGAAACCTTTTTCTGCTTTATTGGGAGCTTATCATGCACAAATGTCTTTAGGTTTGGTTTCTATTGGAGGAAAAGACTCTATGTCAGGAACATATAAAAATATACATGTCCCTCCAACATTTATTGCTTTTGGAGTATCCACTGGTTCATGTTTAAATGTTATTTCTCCTGAATTTAAAAGGATAGGAAATAAAATTTATTTGTATTATCATCATTCATTAAAAAATGAAATGCCAGATTTTGATTCCATAAAAAAATCTTATGATAAAATCTATGATGGAATTCGTTCAGGAAAAATTGTTTCAGTACAAACAGTAAAAGATGGAGGGATTGCTATTGCTATTGCAAAAATGTCATTTGGAAATGGTTTAGGAGCGGTCATAAATTGCAACAAAAATTTGCTTGAAATAAGTATAGGTACCTTAATTATAGAATCTTCATCTCCTATTTCAGATGATTTTATTCCAATAGGAGAAATAGTTTCTTCAAAATCATTAAATTTTAATGGAATATCTATTGATATTAATGAATCTATAAAATATTGGTTAAAAACCTTTACTTCTGTGTTTTCTTACAATGAAATTATAGAAAATGTTAAAAAAGTAAAAATACCAATCAGTAAAGAAAAAGAATGGAATTCTATAAAGTGGAAATGTAGGTTTATAAAAAAAGGGAAACCACGTGTATTTATTCCAGTATTTCCTGGAACAAATAATGAGTTTGAATCTGTTCGTGCATTTGAAAAAGAAGGATCTATAGTAAAAACTTTTGTTTTTCAAAATTTAAATGATCAAGATATTATGGAATCCATATTTCATATTAAAAAACAGATGGAATCTGTGCAAATATTTATGCTTTGTGGAGGTTTTAGCGCTGGAGACGAACCAGATGGAGCCGCCAAGTTTATTGTATCTCTATTACATAATCCATATATTAAGGACTCCATTCAACGTTTTCTTGATAAAGATGGATTGATACTAGGTATTTGTAACGGATTTCAAGGTTTGATAAAATCTGGATTGTTACCTTATGGTAAAATTTGTTTAAGGAATTATAAGTCTCCTACGTTAACTTATAATAAAATAGAAAAACATATATCTCAATGTGTTCATATAAAAGTAATTTCTGATCAATCTCCATGGTTAAATGGAATGAAAAATAAAATATATAATCTTCCTATATCTCATAGTGAAGGTAGATTTTATGCAAAAAAAGAAATAATAAAAATCTTATTTCAAAAAAATCAAATTGCTACACAGTATGTCGATTTAAAAGGGAATCCTAGTTTAGAAAGATTATATAATCCCAATGGATCTGTTTCTGCTGTAGAGGGATTATTAAGTGAAAATGGTAAGATTTATGGAAGAATGACTCATCCAGAACGTTACGATAATGGATTATTAAAAAATATACCTAATGTCCATGAACATTCTATTTTTAAAAATGCGGTACAATTTTTTTTATAAAAATTAAATCATATTATATATGAAAGTAGCTATATTCATTGGAAGTATTTCCGATAAAAAAACTATGAAAGCAGCAACTGAAATACTAAAAAATTTTAATATATATTATAAATCTTATGTAATTTCCGCACATAGACTTCCTGACGTTTTATCGAATACTATCAAAAAAATAGAACATGAAGGAACAGATGTAATTATTGCAGGAGCTGGATTATCTGCTCATTTGCCTGGAATTATATCTTCTAAAACAATATTACCCGTAATAGGAGTTCCTATTCATAATAATAATGGATTGTTAGGAGGTATGGATTCTCTTTTTTCTATGGTGCAAATGCCAAAAGATGTACCTGTTGCTACAGTAGGAATCAATAATTCTTATAATGCCGGGTTATTAGCTATTCATATTTTATCTATAAAAAATATGGATCTTAAAAAATCATTGCTAGAATTTCGAATAAAAAAAAGAAAAAAATTGATCAATGAAATAGAGCAATATTTGTGATTATGAATTTCGTAATTAAAAAAAATCTTTTATTAGAAGGAAAAACAAAAAAAATATACAATACTAATAATCCACTTGAAGTACTGGTTCAGTATAAAGATAATCTAACATCTATGGATGGATTAAAAAATAAATTCTTACAGGATAAAGGAATTATAAATAATGAAATTAGTACATTAATCTTTAAATTTATTAATTCTTGTGGAATTAAAACTCATTTTATACGAAGAATTAATAATAGAGAACAGTTGTGTCATAAAGTAGATATAATTCCTTTAGAATTTGTTGCTCGAAATATTGTAGCCGGAAGTATGTCGAAACGTTTAAATATTCAAGAGGGAATTCATTTATCGAATACAATTTTCGAAATTTTTTATAAGAATGACAAATTGAAAGATCCATTGATTAATGATCATCATGCTGTATTTTTAGGAATAATTTCTTATGAAGAACTCAACACTATTTATAAAATTATATCGAATATAAATAATATTCTCAAAAAATATTTTTTAGATAAGGATATTATATTGGTAGATTTTAAAATAGAGTTTGGTAAAAATTATAAAAATGATATTTTATTGTCTGACGAAATTAGTCCTGATTCTTGTCGTTTTTGGGATAAAAAAACAATGAAAAAATTAGATAAAGATCCATTTAGAACTGGATTAAAGGAAGAAGTTCTTGACATTTATATGGAAATATTAAAAAGGTTAAATGTAAGATAATCCATATAAAATAATGGAGCAAAGATATTCTTTTTCCAAAAAGATAATATCTCAATTATCACATTCGATTTTGAAAAATTGTTATACTGATAAATTTCATGATGAATGTGGTGTTTTTGGGATTTTTTCTCCTCAGAAAGTAGACACTTTTTCTTTAATTCAATTTGGATTATTTGCATTACAACATAGAGGACAAGAAGCCTGTGGTTTTTCTGTTTTGCGAGATGGTTTTATTTTATCTCATAAAAGTGAAGGTCTTGTTTTAGATTTTTTTCGAAATATTTCGAATTCTGAATGTTATCATGGGAATGCCGTTATTGGTCATACACGTTATTCAACAGAGGGAGGACAAAGTAAGAAAAATATTCAACCTTTTTTTGGAGAGGATTCTGATGGAAAAAGTACTATATCCATAGTACATAATGGAAATTTAGTCAATGCTAAATATATTCGAAAAAAGTTGGAATCTGAAGGGTTTCATTTTCTATCAGAGTATTCTGACTCTGAAGTAATATTACGTTTAATACAAAAATATTTATTAGAACATAATAATAGCTTAGAAACAGCTATTAAAAAAACAACTCAAGATATTATAGGAGCTTATTCTGTTATCGTTCTTATGGATAATAAAATGGCTGCGTTCAGAGATCCAAATGGCATACGTCCCTTGTGTTATGGAATGTTAAATGAAGAAACTTATATATTTAGTTCCGAAACTTGTGGTATAGACTCTGTAAATGGATTTTTTATAAGAGATTTATTCCCAGGAGAAATTATTATTGTCGATCAAAAATCAATCCGATTTTCTCTTATAAAAGAGAAAAAATATACAAAAAAAAGAATATGTTCTTTTGAGTATATTTATTTTTCTCGTCCTGATTCCTTAATTGAAAATATAAATGTGTATGAAATTCGTGAAAAAAGTGGAGAGAAACTTTATGATCAAAATCCAGTGAAAGCAGATGTAGTCATTGGAGTACCAGATTCAGGAGTTCCAGCTGCAATTGGATACTCTAAGGCTTCCGGAATCCCTTTCAAACCTATTTTAGTAAAAAATAAATATATTGGGAGATCTTTTATTCTACCTAAACAGGAAATGCGTGAAAAGATAGTAAACTTAAAATTAAATCCTATTTTAGATGAAATAAAAGATAAACGCATTGTTATTATTGATGATTCTATAGTTCGTGGAACTACTAGTCGTAGATTAGTTTATATGTTGAGAAAAGCAGGAGCAAAAGAAATTCATTTTAGAAGCGCTTCTCCTCCTATTATAGCTCCATGTTATTTAGGAGTAGATACCCCTAGTAAAAAAGATCTAATTTCATACAATTATTTTGATAAAAAAAGTATAGCAAAAATTCTAGACGTAGATAGTTTAGATTTCTTAAGCATGGAGAATTTAGTAGCCATTCTTGGAAATAATCATTACTGTTTCGGTTGTTTTACAGGAAACTATCCGGTAAAAAAATATAATAACAAATTATGAAAGAAAGTAATATCACCATATTCAAAATCAATAAAATTTTAAAAAAAACTTATAATAATAGGGTTGTTAGTACATTAGATCATTTTTCCGGATTTTATAAAATATATGAATGTGGATACAAAGAACCTATTTTAGTTTCTGGAGTTGATGGAGTTGGAACTAAATTGCGTTTAGCTATTAATTACAAAAAATATTCTTTAATTGGAGAAGATTGTTTTGCAATGTGTGCAAATGACGTTTTATGTCACGGTGCAACTCCTTTATTTTTTTTAGATTATTTAGCTTGCGGAAAACTTGATTCTTCTATTGTGGAAAAAATAATAGAAGGAATAGCTATTTCTTGCAAAAAAACTAATACCTGTCTTATTGGAGGAGAAACTGCAGAAATGCCAGGTATTTATAAAAAAAATGATTATGATATTGCTGGGTTTTGTGTAGGTATTGTAGAGAAGAATCATCT encodes the following:
- a CDS encoding phosphoribosylformylglycinamidine synthase, which produces MNLRIYIQKKDPFDIDSRKLYQELKNNIDISLSRVIIYYRYDIFNIRKELLLESLPKIFVDPVTDILHEKINSNNPCIEEVTRKCYDRANAAMQCIKILDPKSNNVFIKSRQLIEFIGINRNKDFYEIKKYHVKIKSDLNEENRKKNDLQVVDHFTDFSIEKINQFHDTCNLSIDKNDLLFIQKYFIQEKRNPTQLELRILDAYWSDHCRHQTFYTNLVNISFDGFLKKTYKNVFNKYLKDKYLIGRSKYPINFMDLSNLPSVIFHKQGKLKNFFPSHEQNACVIKIDVDIVGCKKKEKWYLLFKNETHNHPTEIDPFGGASTCIGGAIRDPLSGRAFVYQGLRLSGAADPTNPKTIDEKFPQHKICLESAYGFSSYGNQVGIATTHVHEIYHEGYRAKRMEIGMVIGAVPTSFIKKRRPKKGDIILLIGGLTGKEGIGGATDSSKEYEENSKKNIPQGQKGNPIIERKIQRFFRKKEVISLIKKCNDFGAGGAAVAIGELSNSLILKLDKIPVKNDKIEALEIALSESQERMAVVLDPKNVEKFIHLAREENIMSTPIAEITDNKRIIFSYKGKEIFNVKSSFLNTRGSYKEQSVCVSSPISISPFEKSKKFLFNKTIFLETLSKLNVASQKSLVEMFDSTVGSTTVLMPFGGKYQMTPCEGSVQKIPVLKGTTNTVSLASWGFHPEISSWSPFHGGAYAIVECISKIVSMGGDYKKSYFSFQEYYQKLGNDPKNWGKPFSALLGAYHAQMSLGLVSIGGKDSMSGTYKNIHVPPTFIAFGVSTGSCLNVISPEFKRIGNKIYLYYHHSLKNEMPDFDSIKKSYDKIYDGIRSGKIVSVQTVKDGGIAIAIAKMSFGNGLGAVINCNKNLLEISIGTLIIESSSPISDDFIPIGEIVSSKSLNFNGISIDINESIKYWLKTFTSVFSYNEIIENVKKVKIPISKEKEWNSIKWKCRFIKKGKPRVFIPVFPGTNNEFESVRAFEKEGSIVKTFVFQNLNDQDIMESIFHIKKQMESVQIFMLCGGFSAGDEPDGAAKFIVSLLHNPYIKDSIQRFLDKDGLILGICNGFQGLIKSGLLPYGKICLRNYKSPTLTYNKIEKHISQCVHIKVISDQSPWLNGMKNKIYNLPISHSEGRFYAKKEIIKILFQKNQIATQYVDLKGNPSLERLYNPNGSVSAVEGLLSENGKIYGRMTHPERYDNGLLKNIPNVHEHSIFKNAVQFFL
- the purE gene encoding 5-(carboxyamino)imidazole ribonucleotide mutase, translating into MKVAIFIGSISDKKTMKAATEILKNFNIYYKSYVISAHRLPDVLSNTIKKIEHEGTDVIIAGAGLSAHLPGIISSKTILPVIGVPIHNNNGLLGGMDSLFSMVQMPKDVPVATVGINNSYNAGLLAIHILSIKNMDLKKSLLEFRIKKRKKLINEIEQYL
- the purC gene encoding phosphoribosylaminoimidazolesuccinocarboxamide synthase, whose product is MNFVIKKNLLLEGKTKKIYNTNNPLEVLVQYKDNLTSMDGLKNKFLQDKGIINNEISTLIFKFINSCGIKTHFIRRINNREQLCHKVDIIPLEFVARNIVAGSMSKRLNIQEGIHLSNTIFEIFYKNDKLKDPLINDHHAVFLGIISYEELNTIYKIISNINNILKKYFLDKDIILVDFKIEFGKNYKNDILLSDEISPDSCRFWDKKTMKKLDKDPFRTGLKEEVLDIYMEILKRLNVR
- the purF gene encoding amidophosphoribosyltransferase, with the translated sequence MEQRYSFSKKIISQLSHSILKNCYTDKFHDECGVFGIFSPQKVDTFSLIQFGLFALQHRGQEACGFSVLRDGFILSHKSEGLVLDFFRNISNSECYHGNAVIGHTRYSTEGGQSKKNIQPFFGEDSDGKSTISIVHNGNLVNAKYIRKKLESEGFHFLSEYSDSEVILRLIQKYLLEHNNSLETAIKKTTQDIIGAYSVIVLMDNKMAAFRDPNGIRPLCYGMLNEETYIFSSETCGIDSVNGFFIRDLFPGEIIIVDQKSIRFSLIKEKKYTKKRICSFEYIYFSRPDSLIENINVYEIREKSGEKLYDQNPVKADVVIGVPDSGVPAAIGYSKASGIPFKPILVKNKYIGRSFILPKQEMREKIVNLKLNPILDEIKDKRIVIIDDSIVRGTTSRRLVYMLRKAGAKEIHFRSASPPIIAPCYLGVDTPSKKDLISYNYFDKKSIAKILDVDSLDFLSMENLVAILGNNHYCFGCFTGNYPVKKYNNKL